A single region of the Carassius gibelio isolate Cgi1373 ecotype wild population from Czech Republic chromosome A14, carGib1.2-hapl.c, whole genome shotgun sequence genome encodes:
- the LOC128027293 gene encoding cytochrome P450 4V2 isoform X1: MGVLFGLYILGIIFIAILLLLLASTTYHPLKNYIGKWNQMRPIPGMPGAYPIIGNALQFKTNAGDFFNQIIEGTTENRHLPLVKVWVGPVPFLILYHAENIEVVLSNSRHLDKSYSYRFLHPWLGTGLLTSTGEKWRNRRKMLTPTFHFSILSDFLEVMNEQTDILIQKMEKHIDGEPFNCFSYITLCALDIICETAMGKKIYAQSNSDSEYVQSVYKMSDIITKRQRAPWLWPDWIYNKLKEGKEHSRRLRILHSFTASVIKERSKFMSSEPTSDSDQGPRKRQAFLDMLLKTTYEDGKNLNHEDIQEEVDTFMFEGHDTTAASMNWALHLIGSHPEVLKAVQVELQEVFGSSDRHVGVEDLKKLRYLECVIKESLRIFPSVPLFARSICETCQINGFKVPKGVNAVIIPYALHRDPRYFPEPEEFRPERFLPENSKGRHPYAYIPFSAGPRNCIGQRFAMMEEKVVLATILRHFDVEACQSREELRPLGELILRPEKGIWIKLQRRTK; encoded by the exons ATGGGTGTCCTTTTTGGATTATACATCTTGGGGATTATATTCATAGCCATTCTTTTACTCCTTTTAGCATCTACTACATATCATCCACTTAAAAATTATATAGGAAAATGGAACCAAATGAGACCAATCCCAGGAATGCCGGGCGCTTATCCAATCATTGGTAATGCACTACAGTTTAAAACCAATGCAGGCG ATTTTTTCAACCAGATTATTGAAGGCACAACTGAAAACAGACACCTTCCTCTAGTAAAGGTCTGGGTGGGTCCAGTCCCCTTTCTGATCTTGTATCACGCAGAGAATATTGAG GTGGTCCTCAGTAATTCTAGACACCTTGACAAGTCATACTCGTACAGGTTCCTGCACCCCTGGCTCGGCACAGGCCTGCTCACCAG CACAGGGGAAAAGTGGCGTAACCGACGTAAAATGCTGACTCCAACCTTCCACTTCTCCATCCTCTCTGACTTCCTAGAGGTGATGAATGAACAAACGGATATTTTGATTCAAAAGATGGAAAAGCACATAGACGGAGAGCCATTCAACTGCTTTAGCTACATTACATTATGTGCTTTGGACATCATATGTG AAACTGCAATGGGAAAGAAGATCTATGCTCAGAGTAATTCTGACTCCGAGTATGTCCAAAGTGTCTATAA AATGAGTGACATCATCACTAAGAGACAGAGAGCACCATGGCTGTGGCCAGACTGGATCTACAACAAGTTAAAGGAAGGCAAAGAACATTCCAGAAGATTGAGAATTCTTCACTCCTTCACTGCAAGT GTAATTAAGGAGAGATCAAAGTTTATGAGCTCTGAACCTACAAGTGATTCTGACCAGGGGCCGAGGAAAAGACAGGCCTTCCTAGACATGCTGTTAAAAACTACTTATGAGGATGGAAAGAATTTGAACCATGAGGACATTCAGGAGGAAGTGGACACCTTCATGTTTGAG GGTCATGATACCACTGCAGCTTCAATGAACTGGGCTTTACATCTGATTGGCTCCCATCCTGAGGTCCTGAAGGCAGTGCAGGTAGAACTACAGGAAGTGTTCG GTTCGTCAGACCGCCACGTGGGGGTTGAGGACCTGAAAAAGCTGCGCTACCTGGAGTGTGTCATTAAGGAGAGTCTGCGGATCTTCCCCTCCGTGCCTCTGTTTGCACGCAGCATCTGCGAGACCTGTCAGATCA ATGGGTTCAAGGTCCCAAAAGGAGTGAATGCTGTTATCATACCATATGCTCTTCACCGGGACCCGCGCTACTTTCCAGAACCTGAGGAATTTCGACCGGAAAGGTTTCTGCCAGAGAACAGCAAAGGGAGACATCCATATGCGTACATCCCTTTTTCTGCAGGGCCAAGAAACTGCATCG GCCAGCGCTTCGCCATGATGGAGGAGAAGGTAGTTCTTGCTACAATCTTGCGTCACTTTGACGTAGAGGCATGTCAGAGCCGTGAGGAACTGCGGCCTCTTGGGGAACTCATTCTGCGTCCCGAGAAAGGCATTTGGATTAAACTACAAAGAAGAACCAAATAA
- the LOC128027292 gene encoding protein FAM149A — MLTADSVRFVSDSSSVTSSVLCPFAECSSCCQRGEAVSHVRSLMQVTVERVEPSGGPKFQHGFPDRHFRFGLNKSLLDSERTLQWKRTRRAQDNMSPVRESDDRLKKKLLNEHDKSSVPDLFTKSVSRVTKSGLSISSCGQSSADGTTPVSHLPSRSSSPGTGPGLSTEHSSICSWRYDDFERANTQRVRQLFNSVDELLYEGRVSSRSESLQEECEEWNAHTPHLRILGNQLEPPKQEGVQYICRRESSARTSSSSTLTCLDKREDHSELYVAGRSLAPGLWCEQSVRSSSSPLYEHSLNLAEEEEVYEAEGSIEEFLAYDGKEMEEEEVDQRKSSSVAPRAGVPPVSPHACIRDAVADELFDDTWREVVGLLEELLHKYWEKKLQDVAMQRRTLESSSQAPSSQLPVKRHHLLLSRGSSSRTTFLSTCSNNVQVSSAYKINLNGVMTIQAKPLQQRHQGFSERALYDPDDGAGMLMCLKTQALRGSGILLQKPTAQRRLPRLSGRVRMFHSLMGNGSQILRGTRLTTVNESLPSPPVSAVESHRLPQIHSESQEQENYAPVSRLMQLRGRILRGGTTSVMHAVNNLPPLREPTLMLESLSRPNTTHTFRSDTPMKRSFTPMDFACNMRTSRGLVKGESTPMGVTGFSMGITSSTASGFSECVTPSRRRPPCADGDRGNMPLLGSIGGQNHRKQLSRFPVYVRKKFQPVMP, encoded by the exons ATGTTAACAGCAGACAGTGTACGGTTCGTGAGTGACAGCTCGTCAGTCACCTCCTCTGTCCTCTGTCCGTTCGCGGAGTGCAGCTCGTGCTGTCAGCGCGGTGAAGCTGTCAGTCACGTTCGTTCATTAATGCAGGTGACCGTGGAGCGCGTGGAGCCGAGCGGCGGACCGAAGTTCCAGCATGGCTTTCCTGACAGACATTTTCGCTTTGGTTTGAACAAGTCTCTGCTAGATTCGGAGCGAACACTTCAATGGAAGAGGACGAGAAGAGCTCAGGACAATATGAGTCCGGTCCGAGAGAGCGATGACCGCTTGAA GAAAAAGCTGCTCAACGAACATGACAAAAGCTCCGTGCCTGACCTGTTCACCAAAAGTGTCAGCAGGGTCACAAAAAGTGGTCTCAG CATCTCATCATGTGGTCAGTCTTCTGCCGATGGGACTACCCCCGTGAGTCACCTCCCGTCTCGCTCCAGCAGCCCAGGCACTGGCCCCGGTCTCTCCACAGAGCACAGCTCCATCTGCTCCTGGAGATATGAC GATTTCGAGCGGGCGAATACACAGCGTGTGCGTCAGCTCTTTAACTCTGTGGATGAGCTGCTGTATGAGGGGAGAGTCAGCAGCCGCTCAGAGTCCCTGCAGGAGGAGTGTGAGGAGTGGAACGCACACACCCCCCATCTCAG GATTTTAGGGAATCAGTTGGAGCCTCCCAAACAGGAGGGTGTTCAGTATATCTGCAGACGAGAGTCCAGTGCCagaacctcctcctcctccacactCACCTGTCTGGACAAAAGAGAAGACCATAGCGA GCTGTATGTAGCAGGCCGCAGTCTGGCCCCGGGTCTTTGGTGTGAGCAGTCTGTCCGGAGCTCCAGCTCCCCTCTCTATGAGCATTCACTCAACCTCGCTGAGGAAGAGGAGGTGTATGAAGCAGAGGGCAGCATAGAGGAGTTCCTGGCTTATGATGGGAAAGAAAT GGAAGAGGAGGAGGTGGATCAGAGGAAGTCTTCATCCGTGGCCCCCAGGGCTGGAGTCCCCCCGGTTTCCCCTCATGCATGCATCCGTGATGCAGTTGCAGATGAGCTGTTTGATGACACATGGAGGGAGGTGGTGGGCCTTCTGGAGGAGCTCTTACACAAGTACTGGGAGAAAAAGCTCCAGG ATGTAGCAATGCAGAGGAGGACATTAGAGAGCTCCAGTCAAGCACCTTCATCTCAACTCCCGGTTAAAAGACATCATCTTCTGTTGTCCAGAGGTTCCAGCAGCAGAACCACTTTCCTGTCAACATGCAGCAATAATGTACAG GTCTCAAGTGCCTACAAGATTAATTTAAACGGTGTTATGACAATCCAAGCAAAGCCACTGCAACAGAGACATCAGGGATTTAGTGAGAGAGCCCT GTATGACCCAGATGATGGAGCGGGCATGTTGATGTGTTTGAAGACTCAGGCTCTGAGAGGGTCCGGTATACTCCTACAGAAACCCACAGCCCAGCGCAGACTTCCCAGACTCAGTGGCAGGGTTCGAATGTTCCACAGCCTCATGGGAAATGGAAGCCAAATCTTACGAGGAACTAGACT AACCACTGTGAATGAAAGCCTGCCCTCTCCACCAGTAAGTGCCGTTGAGAGCCACAGGCTTCCTCAGATACACTCAGAGTCTCAAGAGCAAGAAAACTATGCACCAGTTTCCAGGCTCATGCAG CTCAGAGGAAGGATCCTAAGAGGCGGCACTACCAGTGTCATGCATGCAGTAAACAACCTCCCACCTTTGAGAGAGCCCACCCTGATGCTGGAGTCTCTATCTCGGCCTAATACTACTCACACATTCAGA TCCGACACCCCTATGAAAAGGTCCTTCACACCCATGGATTTTGCCTGTAACATGAGGACAAGTCGAGGACTTGTCAAAG GTGAGAGCACACCTATGGGAGTGACAGGCTTCAGTATGGGCATCACCAGCTCTACAGCTAGTGGGTTTTCGGAGTGTGTCACACCCAGCAGGAGGCGTCCACCCTGCGCTGATGGAGACAGAGGGAACATGCCCCTGCTCGGCTCTATAG GTGGCCAGAATCATCGGAAACAGCTGAGCCGGTTTCCAGTGTATGTGAGGAAGAAATTTCAGCCTGTCATGCCATAG
- the LOC128027293 gene encoding cytochrome P450 4V2 isoform X2 yields the protein MPNIFCHSSTTYHPLKNYIGKWNQMRPIPGMPGAYPIIGNALQFKTNAGDFFNQIIEGTTENRHLPLVKVWVGPVPFLILYHAENIEVVLSNSRHLDKSYSYRFLHPWLGTGLLTSTGEKWRNRRKMLTPTFHFSILSDFLEVMNEQTDILIQKMEKHIDGEPFNCFSYITLCALDIICETAMGKKIYAQSNSDSEYVQSVYKMSDIITKRQRAPWLWPDWIYNKLKEGKEHSRRLRILHSFTASVIKERSKFMSSEPTSDSDQGPRKRQAFLDMLLKTTYEDGKNLNHEDIQEEVDTFMFEGHDTTAASMNWALHLIGSHPEVLKAVQVELQEVFGSSDRHVGVEDLKKLRYLECVIKESLRIFPSVPLFARSICETCQINGFKVPKGVNAVIIPYALHRDPRYFPEPEEFRPERFLPENSKGRHPYAYIPFSAGPRNCIGQRFAMMEEKVVLATILRHFDVEACQSREELRPLGELILRPEKGIWIKLQRRTK from the exons ATGCCAAACATCTTTTGTCATT CATCTACTACATATCATCCACTTAAAAATTATATAGGAAAATGGAACCAAATGAGACCAATCCCAGGAATGCCGGGCGCTTATCCAATCATTGGTAATGCACTACAGTTTAAAACCAATGCAGGCG ATTTTTTCAACCAGATTATTGAAGGCACAACTGAAAACAGACACCTTCCTCTAGTAAAGGTCTGGGTGGGTCCAGTCCCCTTTCTGATCTTGTATCACGCAGAGAATATTGAG GTGGTCCTCAGTAATTCTAGACACCTTGACAAGTCATACTCGTACAGGTTCCTGCACCCCTGGCTCGGCACAGGCCTGCTCACCAG CACAGGGGAAAAGTGGCGTAACCGACGTAAAATGCTGACTCCAACCTTCCACTTCTCCATCCTCTCTGACTTCCTAGAGGTGATGAATGAACAAACGGATATTTTGATTCAAAAGATGGAAAAGCACATAGACGGAGAGCCATTCAACTGCTTTAGCTACATTACATTATGTGCTTTGGACATCATATGTG AAACTGCAATGGGAAAGAAGATCTATGCTCAGAGTAATTCTGACTCCGAGTATGTCCAAAGTGTCTATAA AATGAGTGACATCATCACTAAGAGACAGAGAGCACCATGGCTGTGGCCAGACTGGATCTACAACAAGTTAAAGGAAGGCAAAGAACATTCCAGAAGATTGAGAATTCTTCACTCCTTCACTGCAAGT GTAATTAAGGAGAGATCAAAGTTTATGAGCTCTGAACCTACAAGTGATTCTGACCAGGGGCCGAGGAAAAGACAGGCCTTCCTAGACATGCTGTTAAAAACTACTTATGAGGATGGAAAGAATTTGAACCATGAGGACATTCAGGAGGAAGTGGACACCTTCATGTTTGAG GGTCATGATACCACTGCAGCTTCAATGAACTGGGCTTTACATCTGATTGGCTCCCATCCTGAGGTCCTGAAGGCAGTGCAGGTAGAACTACAGGAAGTGTTCG GTTCGTCAGACCGCCACGTGGGGGTTGAGGACCTGAAAAAGCTGCGCTACCTGGAGTGTGTCATTAAGGAGAGTCTGCGGATCTTCCCCTCCGTGCCTCTGTTTGCACGCAGCATCTGCGAGACCTGTCAGATCA ATGGGTTCAAGGTCCCAAAAGGAGTGAATGCTGTTATCATACCATATGCTCTTCACCGGGACCCGCGCTACTTTCCAGAACCTGAGGAATTTCGACCGGAAAGGTTTCTGCCAGAGAACAGCAAAGGGAGACATCCATATGCGTACATCCCTTTTTCTGCAGGGCCAAGAAACTGCATCG GCCAGCGCTTCGCCATGATGGAGGAGAAGGTAGTTCTTGCTACAATCTTGCGTCACTTTGACGTAGAGGCATGTCAGAGCCGTGAGGAACTGCGGCCTCTTGGGGAACTCATTCTGCGTCCCGAGAAAGGCATTTGGATTAAACTACAAAGAAGAACCAAATAA